One Mycolicibacterium crocinum DNA window includes the following coding sequences:
- a CDS encoding hemolysin family protein has product MGGDILGVLLTVALLAANAFFVGSEFALISARRDRLEALAEQGKRSAVTVLRAGEQLSLMLAGAQLGITVCSILLGRVGEPAVAHLLEKPFDLVGVPDAVLHTVSFVVALGIVVTLHVLLGEMVPKNIAIAGPEKTAMLVVPVYLVYVRFARPFIAFYNWAANTTLRAFGIEVKDELDVTVSTVELAEMIAESRSEGLLDPEEHMRLTRALQIRNRVVNDVAVPVRDIRAVPVARPGGGPTVSAIEEALNETGYSRFPVTDARGDFVGFVHIKDILAQIDERDAVVDGAVVRPLPRVPANMPLPDALSQLRRDNSHLALVTDGDQSVCAMVALEDLVEDLIGTVRDGMHRT; this is encoded by the coding sequence ATGGGCGGCGACATTCTCGGCGTGCTGCTGACCGTTGCGCTGCTGGCCGCCAACGCCTTCTTCGTCGGGTCGGAGTTCGCGCTGATCTCGGCCCGCCGCGACCGGTTGGAAGCCCTTGCCGAACAAGGTAAGCGGAGCGCGGTCACGGTGCTGCGCGCCGGCGAGCAGCTGTCCTTGATGCTGGCCGGTGCACAGCTGGGCATCACCGTGTGTTCGATCCTGCTGGGCCGGGTCGGCGAGCCGGCGGTGGCGCACCTGCTGGAGAAACCGTTCGATCTGGTCGGCGTGCCCGACGCCGTGCTGCACACGGTGTCGTTCGTGGTGGCGCTGGGCATCGTGGTCACGCTGCACGTGCTGCTCGGCGAGATGGTGCCGAAGAACATCGCGATCGCCGGCCCGGAGAAGACGGCGATGCTCGTCGTGCCGGTGTATCTGGTGTACGTGCGGTTCGCCCGGCCGTTCATCGCGTTCTACAACTGGGCGGCCAACACCACGCTGCGCGCCTTCGGCATCGAAGTGAAGGACGAACTCGACGTCACCGTCTCCACCGTCGAGCTCGCGGAGATGATCGCCGAATCGCGGTCCGAAGGCTTGCTGGACCCCGAAGAGCACATGCGGCTCACCCGGGCGCTGCAGATCCGCAATCGGGTGGTCAACGACGTGGCCGTGCCGGTGCGCGATATCCGCGCGGTCCCGGTCGCCCGGCCCGGCGGCGGGCCCACGGTCAGTGCCATCGAAGAGGCGCTCAACGAGACGGGCTACTCCCGCTTCCCCGTCACCGATGCGCGCGGCGACTTCGTCGGCTTCGTCCACATCAAGGACATCCTGGCTCAGATCGACGAGCGCGATGCGGTGGTCGACGGCGCGGTGGTGCGTCCGCTGCCGCGGGTGCCCGCCAACATGCCGCTGCCGGACGCCCTGTCGCAGTTGCGCCGCGATAACAGCCACCTGGCGCTGGTCACCGACGGCGACCAGTCGGTGTGCGCGATGGTCGCGCTCGAAGACCTGGTCGAGGACTTGATCGGCACCGTGCGCGACGGAATGCACCGGACCTAG
- a CDS encoding hemolysin family protein, which produces MNVLYTVLSLLAIVVLTFGTALFVAAEFSLTALERSTVDANARTGDRRDHFVQRAHRTLSFQLSGAQLGISITTLATGYLAEPVLARLFDPVLDLLHIPDTAVPGIALVLAILIATSLSMVFGELVPKNLAVARPVPTARATAGFQLLFSKVMTPAINLTNGTANWILRRMGIEPAEELRSARSPEELGSLVRSSAEHGSLDEATAALVNRSLQFGSRIAEEFMTPRTEIEALDADDTVADLVTASAGTGFSRFPIVRGDLDETIGIVHVKQVFGVPAAERSTTRLVSLASPVPTVPSSLDGDALMTQLRGHGLQTAMVVDEYGGTAGMVTVEDLIEEIVGDVRDEHDDSTPDFQKAGQGWRVSGLLRIDEVAEATGFRAPEGEYETIGGLVLETLGHIPEPGESVELSAFDPDALFDEPVRWRATVVAMDGRRIDQLVLTQIAPHGDDGRER; this is translated from the coding sequence ATGAACGTCCTGTACACCGTTCTGAGCCTGCTGGCGATCGTCGTCCTGACGTTCGGAACGGCACTCTTCGTCGCCGCGGAGTTCTCGCTGACCGCCCTGGAACGCAGCACGGTCGACGCGAACGCCCGCACCGGTGACCGCCGCGACCACTTTGTGCAGCGCGCCCACCGCACGCTGTCCTTCCAGCTGTCCGGCGCCCAGCTCGGTATCTCGATCACCACCCTGGCCACCGGTTACCTCGCCGAGCCCGTGCTGGCGCGGCTGTTCGATCCGGTGCTCGATCTCCTGCACATCCCGGACACTGCGGTCCCCGGCATCGCACTGGTTCTGGCGATCCTGATCGCCACCTCGTTGTCGATGGTGTTCGGCGAGCTGGTGCCCAAGAACCTCGCGGTGGCCCGTCCGGTGCCGACCGCGCGGGCTACCGCCGGTTTCCAGCTGCTGTTCTCGAAGGTGATGACGCCGGCGATCAACCTCACCAACGGCACCGCGAACTGGATCCTGAGGCGGATGGGTATCGAGCCTGCGGAGGAACTCCGGTCGGCGCGCTCCCCCGAGGAACTCGGCTCGCTGGTCCGCAGCTCGGCCGAGCATGGGTCGCTCGACGAAGCCACCGCGGCCCTGGTGAACCGGTCGCTGCAGTTCGGGTCGCGCATCGCCGAGGAGTTCATGACGCCGCGCACCGAGATCGAGGCGCTCGACGCCGACGACACCGTCGCCGATCTGGTGACCGCCTCGGCAGGCACCGGCTTCTCCCGATTCCCGATCGTTCGCGGTGACCTGGACGAGACCATCGGCATCGTGCACGTCAAGCAGGTGTTCGGGGTGCCCGCTGCCGAGCGGTCGACCACGCGGCTGGTGTCGCTGGCGAGCCCGGTACCGACGGTGCCGTCCTCGCTCGACGGCGATGCGCTGATGACCCAGCTGCGCGGCCATGGCTTGCAGACCGCGATGGTCGTCGACGAATACGGCGGCACGGCGGGAATGGTCACCGTGGAGGACCTGATCGAGGAGATCGTCGGCGACGTCCGCGACGAGCACGACGACTCCACGCCCGACTTTCAGAAGGCGGGACAGGGCTGGCGGGTCTCCGGGCTGCTCCGCATCGACGAGGTCGCCGAGGCGACCGGCTTCCGCGCACCGGAAGGCGAATACGAGACCATCGGCGGGCTGGTGTTGGAGACGCTGGGCCACATCCCGGAGCCGGGTGAATCCGTGGAACTGTCGGCCTTCGACCCCGACGCCCTCTTCGACGAACCGGTCCGCTGGCGGGCCACCGTCGTCGCGATGGACGGTCGCCGCATCGACCAGCTCGTGCTGACCCAGATCGCCCCGCACGGCGACGATGGGCGGGAGCGCTGA
- a CDS encoding GuaB1 family IMP dehydrogenase-related protein: MQFLDGQRPPYDLTYDDVFVVPNRSDVASRFDVDLSTSDGTGTTIPVVVANMTAVAGRRMAETVARRGGIVVLPQDLPIDAVKQTVEFVKSRDLVADTPVVLAPDDSVSDAVALIHKRAHGVAVVVFEGRPIGLVTEAATAGVDRFARVRDIAITDFVTAHVHTEPRQVFELLEHAPVDVAVLTDADGALAGVLTRIGAIRAGIYTPAVDEKGRLRIAAAVGINGDVAAKAQALAEVGVDVLVVDTAHGHQLKMLDAIKAVSSLDLGVPLAAGNVVSAEGTRDLIGAGASIVKVGVGPGAMCTTRMMTGVGRPQFSAVLECSTAARELGAHVWADGGVRHPRDVALALAAGASNVMIGSWFAGTYESPGDLMRDRDGRPYKESYGMASKRAVAARTSADSAFDRARKALFEEGISTSRMALDPDRGGVEDLLDHITSGVRSTCTYVGASTIAELHERVVLGVQSAAGFAEGHPLPTGW; this comes from the coding sequence GTGCAGTTTCTCGACGGCCAGCGGCCTCCGTACGACCTGACCTACGACGACGTCTTCGTCGTCCCCAACAGATCCGACGTCGCGTCGCGCTTCGACGTCGACCTCTCGACCTCGGACGGCACCGGCACGACGATCCCGGTCGTCGTGGCCAATATGACCGCGGTGGCCGGGCGGCGGATGGCGGAGACGGTGGCCCGCCGCGGCGGCATTGTGGTTCTGCCGCAAGACCTTCCGATCGACGCGGTCAAGCAGACGGTGGAGTTCGTCAAGAGCCGCGACCTGGTGGCCGACACCCCGGTGGTCCTGGCCCCCGACGACTCGGTGTCCGACGCCGTCGCGCTGATCCACAAGCGCGCCCACGGCGTGGCCGTGGTCGTGTTCGAGGGCCGGCCGATCGGCCTGGTGACCGAGGCCGCCACCGCCGGGGTCGACCGGTTCGCGCGGGTGCGTGACATCGCGATCACCGACTTCGTCACCGCGCACGTGCACACCGAACCACGCCAGGTGTTCGAGCTGCTCGAGCACGCGCCGGTGGACGTGGCCGTCCTGACCGACGCCGACGGCGCACTGGCCGGGGTGCTGACCCGCATCGGCGCTATCCGCGCAGGCATCTACACCCCCGCCGTCGACGAAAAAGGCCGGCTGCGGATCGCCGCCGCGGTCGGCATCAACGGCGACGTCGCCGCCAAGGCGCAGGCGCTGGCTGAGGTCGGCGTGGACGTGCTGGTGGTCGACACCGCGCACGGCCACCAACTCAAGATGCTCGACGCGATCAAGGCGGTGTCGTCGTTGGACCTCGGGGTCCCGCTGGCGGCAGGCAATGTCGTCTCCGCCGAGGGGACACGCGACCTGATCGGTGCGGGCGCCTCGATCGTGAAGGTCGGAGTCGGCCCGGGCGCCATGTGCACGACCCGGATGATGACCGGCGTCGGGCGTCCCCAGTTCTCTGCGGTACTCGAATGTTCAACGGCCGCACGGGAACTCGGCGCTCACGTCTGGGCCGACGGCGGCGTTCGTCATCCCCGCGACGTGGCACTGGCCCTGGCCGCCGGCGCGTCGAACGTGATGATCGGATCCTGGTTTGCCGGCACCTACGAATCGCCCGGGGACCTGATGCGCGACCGCGATGGTAGGCCCTACAAGGAGAGCTACGGCATGGCCTCCAAGCGGGCGGTGGCGGCCCGCACCTCCGCCGACAGCGCCTTCGACCGCGCCCGCAAGGCGCTGTTCGAGGAGGGCATCTCGACCTCGCGGATGGCGTTGGACCCCGACCGCGGCGGGGTCGAGGACCTGCTCGACCACATCACCTCCGGCGTCCGCAGCACCTGCACCTACGTCGGCGCCTCCACCATCGCCGAGTTGCACGAACGGGTGGTGCTGGGCGTGCAGTCGGCCGCCGGATTCGCCGAAGGACACCCGCTACCCACCGGCTGGTGA